A window of Salmo trutta chromosome 5, fSalTru1.1, whole genome shotgun sequence contains these coding sequences:
- the LOC115194706 gene encoding uncharacterized protein LOC115194706, whose product MSKLQLFRMFLNERLTTAAVDIFGAVEKTVVEYQEENDRLRRLLEITSEVQLCRTDSLQFSVSEEEVPPEQQHCEQEWSPSLGQKDPEIIQIKEEQEEVRTSQEEEQLQGLFVTKDSIFTPSCVKSECDQENPHQEAILAEHPTLSPLKTSKLQLFRVLLNECLTASAAVEILGAVEETVAEYQEENDLLRRLLRRTPEIKLCRIDSLPLSVSE is encoded by the exons ATGTCTAAACTACAGTTGTTTCGTATGTTTTTAAATGAGCGTTTAACGACGGCTGCTGTGGATATTTTTGGTGCAGTTGAGAAAACGGTAGTAGAATACCAGGAGGAGAATGATCGGCTACGGAGACTGCTGGAGATCACATCAGAGGTTCAACTATGTAGAACAG actccctgcagttctctgtctctgaagaggaggttccccctgagcagcagcactgtgagcaggagtggagccccagtctgggACAGAAGGACCCAGAGATCATacagattaaagaggaacaggaggaagtcaggaccagtcaggaggaagagcagcttcaagGGCTCTTTGTTACCAAAGACTCCATATTCACTCCTTCCTGTGTGaaaagtgaatgtgatcaggagAACCCACATCAAGAAGCCATTCTAGCTGAACACCCAACTCTCAGTCCACTGAAAACGTCTAAACTACAGTTGTTTCGTGTGTTGTTAAATGAATGTTTAACGGCATCTGCTGCTGTGGAGATTCTTGGTGCGGTTGAGGAAACTGTAGCAGAGTACCAGGAAGAGAATGATCTGCTACGGAGACTGCTGCGGAGGACACCAGAGATAAAACTATGTAGAATAG actccctgccgctctctgtctctgaa
- the LOC115194703 gene encoding gastrula zinc finger protein XlCGF57.1-like isoform X2 produces MSKLQSFRVFLNDHLTSAAEEIFGEVEKTVVKYQEENDRLRRLLEITSEVQLCRTDSLQLSVSQEEVPPEQQHCEQEWSPSLGQKDPEPIQIKEEQEEVRTSQEEEQLQGLFVTKDSIFTTSCVKSECDQEDPLQSLTLPQTQTEENRESDSKPVDLKPFVTVTHIKGLSIPCDLPDNQNNASSHSSAVSSDTVGLDSSPPLDPSPLLGEHCSKPSTTARRTHHCRDCGETFALKADLQRHMTFPKKRPSECCFCNKHYNSTCKLKAHVRLCHGGKPYICPVCSKTFKYKGGLPRHMRIHKGEKPFSCGDCGKSFNQKGNLTEHVLIHTGEKPFSCGDCGKSFGLKRYLTMHKLTHTGEKPFSCGDCGKSFNRKAVLTMHIRTHTGEKPFICGDCGKSFRHKGCLKIHVLTHTAEKRFSCGDCGKSFNKRGNLKVHIRTHTGEKSFSCGDCGKSFNTRGNLTRHARTHTRDNSFRCGDCGESFNEKGHLNEHIQTHTGEKRFICGNCGKSFKHKGCLKIHILSHTGEKPYRCGDCGESFNEKGHLNEHIQTHTGENPYSCGDCGESFNQKVDLKRNIRIHTGEKSHGCSVCGKRFTQKSHLLRHVDKIHKGRKQDRN; encoded by the exons ATGTCTAAACTACAGTCGTTTCGTGTGTTTTTAAATGATCATTTAACTTCGGCTGCTGAGGAGATTTTTGGGGAAGTTGAGAAAACGGTAGTGAAATACCAGGAGGAGAATGATCGGCTACGGAGACTGCTGGAGATCACATCAGAGGTTCAACTATGTAGAACAG actccctgcagctctctgtctctcaagaggaggttccccctgagcagcagcactgtgagcaggagtggagTCCCAGTCTGGGGCAGAAGGACCCAGAGCCCATacagattaaagaggaacaggaggaagtcaggaccagtcaggaggaagagcagcttcaagGGCTCTTTGTTACCAAAGACTCCATATTCACTACTTCCTGTGTGaaaagtgaatgtgatcaggagGACCCACTTCAGTCCTTGACTCTTCCCCAAACCCAGactgaggagaacagagagagtgactCTAAACCAGTGGATCTGAAACCTTTTGTCACTGTGACCCACATTAAGGGTCTTTCCATTCCCTGTGACCTTCCAGATAATCAAAACAATGCCTCCAGCCACAGCTCAGCTGTAAGCAGCGACACAGTAGGACTTGACAGCAGCCCACCATTGGATCCCAGCCCACTATTGGGGGAACACTGTTCCAAACCCAGCACCACAGCTAGAAGAACTCACCACTGCCGTGACTGTGGTGAAACGTTTGCTCTGAAAGCTGACCTGCAGAGGCATATGACATTCCCCAAGAAGAGACCCAGTGAATGCTGCTTCTGCAATAAACACTACAACTCCACCTGTAAACTGAAGGCCCATGTCCGACTCTGTCATGGTGGGAAACCCTATATCTGCCCTGTTTGTAGCAAGACCTTCAAATACAAAGGAGGTCTCCCCAGGCACATGAGGATTCACaaaggagagaaaccttttagctgtggtgactgtgggaaaagcttcaatcaGAAGGGGAACCTAACTGAACATGTAttgattcacacaggagagaaaccatttagctgtggtgactgtgggaaaagctttggGCTCAAGCGGTACCTAACCATGCAtaaactgactcacacaggagagaaaccatttagctgtggagACTGCGGGAAAAGCTTTAATCGCAAGGCGGTCTTAACTATGCATATACgtactcacacaggagagaaaccatttatctgtggtgactgtgggaaaagcttcaggCATAAAGGGTGCCTTAAGATACATGTACTGACTCACACAGCAGAGAAACGATTTAGCTGTggagactgtgggaaaagcttcaataAGAGGGGGAACCTAAAAGTGCATATACGtactcacactggagagaaatcttttagctgtggagactgtgggaaaagcttcaataCGAGGGGGAACTTAACCAGGCATGCACGTACTCACACCAGAGATAATTCCTTtcgctgtggtgactgtggggaAAGCTTCAATGAGAAGGGGCACCTAAATGAACATATAcaaactcacacaggagagaaacgatTTATCTGTGGtaactgtgggaaaagctttaaGCATAAGGGATGCCTTAAAATACATATATTgtctcacacaggagagaaaccatataggtGTGGTGACTGTGGCGAAAGCTTCAATGAGAAGGGGCACCTAAATGAACATATacagactcacacaggagagaacccttatagctgtggtgactgtggggaAAGCTTCAATCAGAAGGTGGACCTAAAGAGGAATATAcggattcacacaggagagaaatcacaTGGCTGCTCAGTCTGTGGTAAAAGATTCACTCAGAAGTCTCATCTGCTGAGGCATGTGGATAAAATCCACAAAGGAAGAAAACAGGACAGAAACTGA
- the LOC115194703 gene encoding oocyte zinc finger protein XlCOF6-like isoform X1 — protein MSKLQSFRVFLNDHLTSAAEEIFGEVEKTVVKYQEENDRLRRLLEITSEVQLCRTESLQLSVSEEEVPPEQQHCKQEWSPSLGQKDPEPTQIKEEQEEVRTSQQEEQLQGLFDTKDSISTPSCVKSECDQMDPHQEAILAEHPTLSPLKTSKLQLFRVLLNGCLTASAAVEILGAVEETVAEYQEENDLLRRLLRRTPEIKLCRIDSLQLSVSQEEVPPEQQHCEQEWSPSLGQKDPEPIQIKEEQEEVRTSQEEEQLQGLFVTKDSIFTTSCVKSECDQEDPLQSLTLPQTQTEENRESDSKPVDLKPFVTVTHIKGLSIPCDLPDNQNNASSHSSAVSSDTVGLDSSPPLDPSPLLGEHCSKPSTTARRTHHCRDCGETFALKADLQRHMTFPKKRPSECCFCNKHYNSTCKLKAHVRLCHGGKPYICPVCSKTFKYKGGLPRHMRIHKGEKPFSCGDCGKSFNQKGNLTEHVLIHTGEKPFSCGDCGKSFGLKRYLTMHKLTHTGEKPFSCGDCGKSFNRKAVLTMHIRTHTGEKPFICGDCGKSFRHKGCLKIHVLTHTAEKRFSCGDCGKSFNKRGNLKVHIRTHTGEKSFSCGDCGKSFNTRGNLTRHARTHTRDNSFRCGDCGESFNEKGHLNEHIQTHTGEKRFICGNCGKSFKHKGCLKIHILSHTGEKPYRCGDCGESFNEKGHLNEHIQTHTGENPYSCGDCGESFNQKVDLKRNIRIHTGEKSHGCSVCGKRFTQKSHLLRHVDKIHKGRKQDRN, from the exons ATGTCTAAACTACAGTCGTTTCGTGTGTTTTTAAATGATCATTTAACTTCGGCTGCTGAGGAGATTTTTGGGGAAGTTGAGAAAACGGTAGTGAAATACCAGGAGGAGAATGATCGGCTACGGAGACTGCTGGAGATCACATCAGAGGTTCAACTATGTAGAACAG aatccctgcagctctctgtctctgaagaggaggttccccctgagcagcagcactgtaagcaggagtggagccccagtctggggcagaaggacccagagcccacacagattaaagaggaacaggaggaagtcAGGACCAGTCAGCAGGAAGAGCAGCTTCAAGGGCTCTTTGATACCAAAGACTCCATATCCACTCCTTCCTGTGTGAAAAGTGAATGTGATCAGATGGACCCACATCAAGAAGCCATACTAGCTGAACACCCAACTCTCAGTCCACTGAAAACGTCTAAACTACAGTTGTTTCGTGTGTTGTTAAATGGATGTTTAACGGCATCTGCTGCTGTGGAGATTCTTGGTGCGGTTGAGGAAACTGTAGCAGAGTACCAGGAAGAGAATGATCTGCTACGGAGACTGCTGCGGAGGACACCAGAGATAAAACTATGTAGAATAG actccctgcagctctctgtctctcaagaggaggttccccctgagcagcagcactgtgagcaggagtggagTCCCAGTCTGGGGCAGAAGGACCCAGAGCCCATacagattaaagaggaacaggaggaagtcaggaccagtcaggaggaagagcagcttcaagGGCTCTTTGTTACCAAAGACTCCATATTCACTACTTCCTGTGTGaaaagtgaatgtgatcaggagGACCCACTTCAGTCCTTGACTCTTCCCCAAACCCAGactgaggagaacagagagagtgactCTAAACCAGTGGATCTGAAACCTTTTGTCACTGTGACCCACATTAAGGGTCTTTCCATTCCCTGTGACCTTCCAGATAATCAAAACAATGCCTCCAGCCACAGCTCAGCTGTAAGCAGCGACACAGTAGGACTTGACAGCAGCCCACCATTGGATCCCAGCCCACTATTGGGGGAACACTGTTCCAAACCCAGCACCACAGCTAGAAGAACTCACCACTGCCGTGACTGTGGTGAAACGTTTGCTCTGAAAGCTGACCTGCAGAGGCATATGACATTCCCCAAGAAGAGACCCAGTGAATGCTGCTTCTGCAATAAACACTACAACTCCACCTGTAAACTGAAGGCCCATGTCCGACTCTGTCATGGTGGGAAACCCTATATCTGCCCTGTTTGTAGCAAGACCTTCAAATACAAAGGAGGTCTCCCCAGGCACATGAGGATTCACaaaggagagaaaccttttagctgtggtgactgtgggaaaagcttcaatcaGAAGGGGAACCTAACTGAACATGTAttgattcacacaggagagaaaccatttagctgtggtgactgtgggaaaagctttggGCTCAAGCGGTACCTAACCATGCAtaaactgactcacacaggagagaaaccatttagctgtggagACTGCGGGAAAAGCTTTAATCGCAAGGCGGTCTTAACTATGCATATACgtactcacacaggagagaaaccatttatctgtggtgactgtgggaaaagcttcaggCATAAAGGGTGCCTTAAGATACATGTACTGACTCACACAGCAGAGAAACGATTTAGCTGTggagactgtgggaaaagcttcaataAGAGGGGGAACCTAAAAGTGCATATACGtactcacactggagagaaatcttttagctgtggagactgtgggaaaagcttcaataCGAGGGGGAACTTAACCAGGCATGCACGTACTCACACCAGAGATAATTCCTTtcgctgtggtgactgtggggaAAGCTTCAATGAGAAGGGGCACCTAAATGAACATATAcaaactcacacaggagagaaacgatTTATCTGTGGtaactgtgggaaaagctttaaGCATAAGGGATGCCTTAAAATACATATATTgtctcacacaggagagaaaccatataggtGTGGTGACTGTGGCGAAAGCTTCAATGAGAAGGGGCACCTAAATGAACATATacagactcacacaggagagaacccttatagctgtggtgactgtggggaAAGCTTCAATCAGAAGGTGGACCTAAAGAGGAATATAcggattcacacaggagagaaatcacaTGGCTGCTCAGTCTGTGGTAAAAGATTCACTCAGAAGTCTCATCTGCTGAGGCATGTGGATAAAATCCACAAAGGAAGAAAACAGGACAGAAACTGA